A genomic window from Indioceanicola profundi includes:
- a CDS encoding PilN domain-containing protein, producing the protein MDKTLTAQGALDGLRQGFSWWVGELAACVPARLKRLARARRAELRLTRERISLRRDGRAVTGAEWARSQIAVQDMAPFLRNASLQIRVEEGAFLVQRLSLPASVQASLQTALAFEVDRRTPFRAADVLIGYRLLPRQDGARTLTVDMVCLPKRVIAPVLDAITAAGARAASLQAELDGEQVDLPLAAGPTIPPRTKRLHAAGWAGAAAALAIAVIVPVQRVERLAEEMEAQLAQLRVTAGRTAQMEERLQADAALQSTVQEFRARVTALAALAELTRVVEDATHVTSLRFTTGSVEVQAEGGSAAVVARDIEDSPLFAATALRGPVVPAPDGGDQFGLVAQIEAQTSKVAHGNR; encoded by the coding sequence ATGGACAAGACTTTGACTGCACAGGGCGCGCTGGATGGGTTACGTCAGGGCTTTTCCTGGTGGGTGGGGGAGCTGGCCGCCTGTGTGCCGGCCCGGCTCAAGCGGCTTGCCCGCGCACGACGCGCGGAACTGCGTCTGACGCGGGAGCGCATCTCCCTTCGTCGGGATGGGCGCGCGGTAACAGGCGCGGAGTGGGCGCGGTCGCAGATCGCGGTGCAGGATATGGCGCCCTTCCTGCGGAACGCGTCCCTTCAGATCCGTGTGGAGGAGGGCGCTTTTCTGGTCCAGCGCCTTTCGCTGCCCGCCAGCGTCCAGGCTTCCCTTCAGACGGCGCTGGCGTTCGAGGTGGACCGGCGGACACCGTTCCGTGCTGCCGACGTTCTGATCGGTTACCGCTTGCTTCCGCGGCAGGACGGGGCGCGTACCCTGACGGTGGACATGGTCTGCCTGCCGAAGCGGGTGATCGCGCCGGTCCTCGATGCGATCACGGCCGCTGGTGCGCGGGCGGCCAGTCTCCAGGCGGAACTGGATGGCGAGCAAGTCGATCTGCCGCTGGCGGCCGGACCGACCATTCCCCCCCGGACCAAGCGCCTGCATGCCGCAGGCTGGGCCGGAGCAGCGGCCGCGCTTGCCATCGCTGTGATCGTCCCGGTCCAGCGGGTCGAACGTCTGGCGGAGGAGATGGAGGCGCAGTTGGCACAGCTCCGCGTCACTGCAGGTCGCACCGCCCAGATGGAGGAGAGGCTGCAGGCCGACGCCGCGCTGCAGAGCACGGTCCAGGAATTCCGCGCCCGCGTGACGGCCCTGGCCGCCCTGGCCGAACTCACGCGCGTGGTGGAGGACGCCACCCATGTTACCAGCCTGCGCTTCACCACCGGAAGCGTTGAAGTGCAGGCCGAGGGCGGCTCTGCCGCAGTCGTAGCGCGGGACATCGAAGACTCCCCGCTCTTCGCCGCTACAGCGCTGCGCGGACCTGTGGTTCCCGCTCCCGATGGCGGCGACCAGTTCGGGTTGGTGGCGCAGATCGAAGCCCAGACCAGCAAGGTGGCCCATGGCAATCGCTGA